The genomic segment GCCTTGCCGAGCACCTTCCGCATGCGCAGCGAACCCTTGACGGCCGCCAGCGGTGCGGGGTCGTGCCGGGTGGCGTCCAGGCCGTCGAGCACCTGTCCGAGCGAGCGCAGTTCGACGTTCGTCTCGCCCATCGACGGCAGCACGCGGGAGATGTAGTTGGTGAACACGCCCGACGGACCGATGACGAGCACGCCGGCGCCGCCCAGCTGGCGGCGGTAGCGGTAGAGCAGGTAGGCCGCGCGGTGCAGTGCCACGGCGGTCTTCCCGGTCCCCGGTCCGCCGGTGATTTCGGTCACCCCGCGCCACGGGGCGCGGATGACCTCGTCCTGTTCCTTTTGGATGGTGGCCACGATGTCGCGCATCGTGTCGCCCCGCGAGCGGCCGAGCGCCGCCATGAGCGCTCCCTGACCCACCACGTTCATGTCGTCCGGCACCGACTCCGGCATCAGCACGTCGTCGTCGATGTCGAGGACGGACTGGCCGGAGCAGCGAATCACCCTGCGCCGCACCACGTTCATCGGTTCCTCGGCGGTCGCCTGGTAGAACGCGGCGGCGGCCGGAGCGCGCCAGTCGGTGACGAGGTTGTTGAACTCCGCGTCGCGGACACCCAACCTGCCCACGTAGACGGCTTCGGAGTCGGTGTGGTCCAGTCGCCCGAACACCAAGCCCTCGTACTCGGCGTCGAGAGTCTGCAGGGTCTGGTTGGCGTGGAAGACCATCATGTCGCGCTCGTAGAGCATCGAAGCCTGCTCGAACACGGCTTCGCGCTGCGCGCCAAGGCCGAGCTCGTAGCCACGGGCGCGCATCGCTTCGGCTTGCGCGCGCAACTCCGCGAGCCGGACGTAGACCCGGTTCACGTGAGTCTGTTCGATGGCGATCTCGGCCCGTCTGACCGGGGACTCCGACACTCGCGCTCCTCGCACCTGTCGCCTCGGAAGGGGGAAGAACGACTTTACGCGATCCGCGTGCGGCCACGGACGAGTCCCGCCTCGCGGACGGGTGCGAGCATAAGGGCTGTGACAAGGATCGTGGCCGGACTGGCAGGCGGGCGCACGCTGCGGGTTCCTCCGAAGGGAACGCGACCGACGACCGAGTTGGTGCGCGAGGCACTCTTCAGTGCGCTGGAGGCCGCCGACGAACTGGACGGGGTGCGCGTACTGGACCTGTACTCGGGCTCGGGTGCGCTGGGATTGGAGGCGCTGTCGCGGGGCGCGAAGGAGGCCGTGTTCGTGGAGGCCGACCGGACGGCGGCCGACATCCTGCGCGGCAACATCGCCAACGTGGGCCTCGGCGGCGTGGTGCGGCAGGGACGGGTGGAGTCCGTGGTGGCCGAGCCGGGGGGCACGCCGTTCGACCTGGTGTTCGCGGACCCGCCGTACGCCGTGGACGCCGAGACGCTCGGGGTCGTGTTGACGCGCCTGGTCGACAACGGCTGGCTCGCGGACAACGCGTTGGTGGTGGTCGAACGCCGGTCGCAGGACGGGCCCCCGCGCTGGCCGGAGACGTTGCGAGTGCTGCGGA from the Saccharomonospora azurea NA-128 genome contains:
- the rsmD gene encoding 16S rRNA (guanine(966)-N(2))-methyltransferase RsmD, with product MTRIVAGLAGGRTLRVPPKGTRPTTELVREALFSALEAADELDGVRVLDLYSGSGALGLEALSRGAKEAVFVEADRTAADILRGNIANVGLGGVVRQGRVESVVAEPGGTPFDLVFADPPYAVDAETLGVVLTRLVDNGWLADNALVVVERRSQDGPPRWPETLRVLRTRTYGDNTLFRAEYPGS